A single genomic interval of Streptomyces sp. NBC_00663 harbors:
- the rpmB gene encoding 50S ribosomal protein L28, producing MSAHCMLTGARPGFGNRISHSHRRTSRRFDPNIQSKRYWLPSESRYVRLRLSTKGIKTVDTIGVEAAVARIRARGVRI from the coding sequence ATGTCCGCCCACTGCATGCTGACCGGCGCCCGGCCCGGCTTCGGCAACCGCATCTCCCACTCCCACCGGCGCACTTCACGCCGCTTCGACCCCAACATCCAGTCCAAGCGCTACTGGCTGCCGAGCGAGAGCCGGTACGTGCGGCTGCGGCTGAGCACGAAGGGGATCAAGACCGTCGACACCATCGGCGTCGAGGCGGCCGTGGCCCGCATCCGCGCCCGGGGAGTGAGGATCTGA
- a CDS encoding VOC family protein — translation MTITHASFVTLPVADQDRALRFYTEVLGMNVTADLDLPQGRWLQVAPAGAQTVFTLSGPGMGGFEPGEARGIMLVTTDVDADCARLVEAGVRVQGPDELPWGRMASFADPDGNGLMLLTEARH, via the coding sequence ATGACCATCACCCACGCCTCCTTCGTCACCCTCCCCGTCGCCGACCAGGACCGCGCCCTGCGCTTCTACACCGAGGTCCTCGGCATGAACGTCACCGCCGACCTCGACCTGCCCCAGGGGCGGTGGCTCCAGGTGGCGCCCGCCGGGGCGCAGACCGTGTTCACGCTCTCCGGTCCGGGGATGGGCGGTTTCGAGCCCGGCGAGGCACGGGGGATCATGTTGGTGACGACCGACGTCGACGCCGACTGCGCGCGGCTCGTCGAGGCGGGCGTCCGCGTGCAGGGTCCCGACGAGCTCCCCTGGGGCCGGATGGCCTCGTTCGCGGATCCCGACGGCAACGGTCTGATGCTGCTGACGGAAGCGCGCCACTAG
- a CDS encoding ArsR/SmtB family transcription factor, with translation MTAAGVREEAAADRVFAALANATRREVLRLLRDGGPQPVQALAAHFDMARPSLSEHLKVLRDAGLVAEQRSGRQRIYRLEAAPLAEVQDWLHPYERFWRGRLRELGELLDRMPDDGAS, from the coding sequence ATGACCGCAGCCGGGGTCCGTGAAGAGGCCGCGGCGGACCGGGTGTTCGCCGCGCTCGCCAACGCCACCCGCCGCGAGGTGCTGCGACTCCTGCGCGACGGCGGCCCCCAGCCCGTCCAGGCCCTCGCCGCCCACTTCGACATGGCCCGCCCGAGCCTCTCCGAGCACCTCAAGGTGCTCCGCGACGCCGGCCTCGTCGCCGAGCAGCGCTCCGGCCGGCAGCGCATCTACCGCCTGGAGGCGGCCCCGCTCGCCGAGGTGCAGGACTGGCTCCACCCGTACGAGCGGTTCTGGCGCGGCCGGCTGAGGGAGCTCGGCGAACTGCTGGACCGTATGCCCGACGATGGCGCCTCATGA
- the rpmG gene encoding 50S ribosomal protein L33 — protein sequence MARNELRPVIKLRSTAGTGFTYVTRKNRRSDPDRMTLRKYDPLAGRHVDFREER from the coding sequence ATGGCTCGCAACGAACTCCGCCCCGTCATCAAGCTCCGGTCCACGGCCGGGACCGGCTTCACCTACGTCACCCGCAAGAACCGCCGCAGCGACCCGGACCGGATGACCCTGCGCAAGTACGACCCGCTCGCCGGCCGCCACGTCGACTTCCGAGAGGAGCGCTGA
- a CDS encoding SRPBCC family protein, producing MSTAPEGDDDLTVIRVDQFFPHPPAKVWRALTEPELLAQWQMRGAEAFRLEVGHRYTMTSVPRPNTTFSGTVDVEVLAYEPERMLSVRWTDADPANSADWTITWKVEQEGRGTRLFLVHEGFDPDDPAQLMARTIMDGGWRSHVMRALGDALERM from the coding sequence ATGAGCACCGCACCCGAAGGCGACGACGACCTCACCGTCATCCGCGTCGACCAGTTCTTCCCGCACCCGCCCGCCAAGGTCTGGCGCGCCCTCACCGAGCCCGAACTGCTCGCGCAGTGGCAGATGCGAGGGGCCGAGGCGTTCCGTCTTGAGGTCGGTCACCGGTACACGATGACCTCCGTCCCACGGCCCAACACCACCTTCTCCGGCACGGTCGACGTGGAGGTTCTCGCCTATGAGCCGGAGCGGATGCTGAGCGTCCGCTGGACCGACGCCGATCCCGCCAACTCCGCCGACTGGACCATCACGTGGAAGGTGGAACAGGAAGGGCGTGGAACGCGTCTCTTTCTAGTACACGAGGGATTCGACCCCGACGACCCCGCGCAGCTGATGGCCCGGACGATCATGGACGGGGGCTGGAGGTCGCATGTGATGCGGGCTCTGGGGGACGCGCTGGAACGGATGTAG
- a CDS encoding DUF4232 domain-containing protein has product MRALPLAAATLAAAFLLTACSDDDGGEATGASAKAGGACAIGEMGVRVGPANAAPAAGDTGNVPVTLTNKSGAKCTLDGLPGMDLIAGGTTASVESDPAATARKTTLAKGAAISFTLTYVRGEKGGDGSLAVTSADFTLPGSTKTYAFKWSYGDVALKKDGETPDAAVSGFMESSE; this is encoded by the coding sequence ATGCGCGCCCTCCCCCTCGCCGCCGCCACCCTCGCCGCGGCCTTCCTGCTGACCGCCTGTTCCGACGACGACGGCGGCGAGGCCACCGGCGCCTCCGCCAAGGCCGGCGGCGCCTGCGCGATCGGCGAGATGGGCGTGCGGGTCGGCCCCGCCAACGCCGCCCCGGCCGCCGGCGACACCGGCAACGTGCCCGTGACGCTCACCAACAAGAGCGGCGCCAAGTGCACGCTGGACGGTCTGCCCGGCATGGACCTCATCGCCGGCGGCACCACGGCGAGCGTGGAGTCCGACCCCGCCGCCACCGCCAGGAAGACGACCCTCGCCAAGGGCGCCGCGATCTCCTTCACCCTCACCTATGTCCGGGGCGAGAAGGGCGGCGACGGCAGCCTCGCCGTGACGAGCGCGGACTTCACCCTGCCGGGGTCCACCAAGACGTACGCCTTCAAGTGGTCGTACGGCGATGTCGCTTTGAAGAAGGACGGCGAGACCCCGGACGCCGCCGTGTCCGGGTTCATGGAGTCCAGCGAGTGA
- a CDS encoding helix-turn-helix domain-containing protein translates to MLLGSQLRRLREARGITREAAGYSIRASESKISRMELGRVSFKTRDVEDLLTLYGITDEAERMSLLSLAREANVAGWWHSYSDVLPSWFPTYVGLEGAASLIRAYEVQFVHGLLQTEAYARAVVRRGMKGASEADVERRVALRLERQKYLVAEKAPDFHIVLDEAALRRPYGDREVMRGQLQHLIEISERPNVRLQIMPFSFGGHSGESGAFTILSFSESDLTDVVYLEQLTSALYLDKREDVAQYESALKELQQDSPGPDESRDLLRGLLQLS, encoded by the coding sequence ATGCTGCTCGGATCACAACTCAGGCGACTGCGTGAGGCGCGGGGGATCACGCGCGAGGCCGCGGGCTACTCCATCCGGGCCTCCGAGTCGAAGATCAGCCGGATGGAGTTGGGCCGGGTGAGCTTCAAGACCAGGGACGTCGAGGACCTCCTGACGTTGTACGGCATCACGGACGAGGCCGAGCGCATGTCACTGCTCTCCCTCGCCCGCGAGGCCAACGTGGCGGGCTGGTGGCACAGTTACTCCGACGTCCTGCCGAGCTGGTTCCCCACCTATGTGGGTCTGGAGGGCGCCGCCTCCCTCATCCGCGCGTACGAGGTGCAGTTCGTGCACGGGCTGCTCCAGACCGAGGCGTATGCACGTGCGGTCGTCCGGCGCGGTATGAAGGGCGCGAGCGAGGCCGACGTCGAGCGGCGGGTGGCGCTGCGCCTGGAGCGGCAGAAGTACCTCGTCGCCGAGAAGGCCCCCGACTTCCACATCGTCCTCGACGAGGCCGCCCTGCGCCGCCCCTACGGCGACCGCGAGGTGATGCGGGGCCAGCTCCAGCACCTCATCGAGATCTCCGAGCGCCCCAACGTCCGGCTCCAGATCATGCCGTTCAGCTTCGGCGGCCACTCGGGCGAGAGCGGCGCGTTCACGATCCTGAGCTTCTCGGAGTCCGATCTCACCGACGTCGTCTATCTGGAGCAGCTCACCAGCGCCCTCTATCTGGACAAGCGCGAGGACGTCGCCCAGTACGAGAGCGCCCTCAAGGAGCTCCAGCAGGACAGTCCGGGGCCGGACGAGAGCCGGGACCTGCTGCGGGGTCTGCTCCAGCTCTCCTGA
- a CDS encoding LysE family translocator, whose product MVDMSLYAAFLVAAFALCVTPGPDMMFIVAMGGRGGPAAGVMAAFGVACAMFVHTLAAALGLSALFLALPTLYHVLRWAGAAYLLYLAVKAFRDRSVPGEGAAAGAGMRRAFWQGAVTNLLNPKVILFNVAFLPQFVAPEKGHMWEQFLVLGLSITVMGFAVDGSIGLLSGKLSALLRRSRRVARGLNIFSGTVFTGLAVRLVASAPK is encoded by the coding sequence ATGGTGGACATGTCTCTCTACGCGGCCTTTCTCGTGGCCGCCTTCGCGCTCTGTGTGACTCCGGGTCCCGACATGATGTTCATCGTGGCGATGGGCGGCCGGGGCGGCCCCGCGGCGGGGGTGATGGCGGCGTTCGGGGTGGCCTGCGCGATGTTCGTGCACACGCTCGCCGCGGCGCTCGGTCTGTCGGCGCTGTTCCTGGCCCTGCCGACGCTGTACCACGTGCTGCGCTGGGCGGGCGCGGCGTATCTGCTGTATCTCGCGGTGAAGGCGTTCCGGGACCGTTCGGTGCCCGGCGAGGGGGCGGCGGCCGGGGCGGGGATGCGGCGGGCGTTCTGGCAGGGCGCGGTCACCAATCTGCTCAACCCCAAGGTGATCCTCTTCAACGTGGCGTTCCTGCCCCAGTTCGTGGCGCCCGAGAAGGGCCACATGTGGGAGCAGTTCCTGGTTCTCGGGCTCTCGATCACGGTGATGGGCTTCGCGGTGGACGGTTCGATCGGGCTGCTCTCCGGGAAGCTGTCGGCGCTGCTGCGGCGCAGCCGGCGGGTGGCGCGGGGGCTCAACATCTTCAGCGGGACGGTGTTCACGGGGCTGGCGGTGCGGTTGGTGGCGTCGGCGCCGAAGTAG
- a CDS encoding DUF397 domain-containing protein translates to MDHDVYNGMDVYNGMAATDLSGVAWQKSRHSNSQGSCVEFARLPDGGVAMRNSRFPDGPALVYTRAEIEAMLLGVKDGEFDHLIAG, encoded by the coding sequence GTGGACCACGACGTGTACAACGGCATGGACGTGTACAACGGCATGGCGGCCACGGATCTGAGCGGGGTGGCCTGGCAGAAGAGCCGGCACAGCAACTCGCAGGGTTCTTGTGTCGAGTTCGCGCGGCTGCCCGACGGCGGCGTGGCCATGCGTAACTCGCGTTTCCCGGACGGTCCGGCGCTCGTCTACACCCGCGCGGAGATCGAGGCGATGCTCCTCGGGGTGAAGGACGGCGAGTTCGACCACCTGATAGCCGGGTGA
- a CDS encoding type B 50S ribosomal protein L31 — MRNGIHPPYGPVVFRDRAANHAFLTRSTMTSEKTIEWEDGHTYPVVDVEISNVSHPFYTGTARVLDTAGRVERFERRYGRPGERG; from the coding sequence ATGCGCAACGGAATCCACCCGCCCTACGGACCGGTCGTCTTCCGTGACCGGGCCGCGAACCACGCCTTCCTCACCCGGTCGACGATGACGAGCGAGAAGACGATCGAGTGGGAGGACGGGCACACCTACCCGGTCGTGGACGTCGAGATCTCGAACGTCAGCCACCCCTTCTACACCGGCACCGCGCGCGTCCTGGACACCGCCGGCCGCGTGGAGCGCTTCGAGCGCCGGTACGGCCGGCCGGGGGAGCGCGGCTGA
- the rpsR gene encoding 30S ribosomal protein S18 — protein MPRKPERKPAKNRPNPLDAAEVTYIDYKDTDLLRKFISDRGKIRSRRVTRVTAQQQRQLARAIKNAREMALLPYSSAR, from the coding sequence ATGCCCCGCAAGCCCGAGCGCAAGCCCGCCAAGAACCGGCCCAATCCGCTGGACGCGGCCGAAGTGACGTACATCGACTACAAGGACACCGACCTGCTGCGGAAGTTCATCTCCGACCGCGGCAAGATCCGCAGCCGTCGCGTCACCCGGGTCACCGCCCAGCAGCAGCGACAGCTGGCCCGGGCCATCAAGAACGCCCGGGAGATGGCGCTGCTGCCGTACTCCAGCGCCAGGTGA
- a CDS encoding ATP-binding protein, with amino-acid sequence MLEPLRQGLPPLDPTAVSNAASCALPARYEAVREARQFTRRTLDQWDIGDRFDDVCLVVSELVTNALRHGLPTSNGRALDQVPPVRLHLMRWTDRLVCAVRDPSHDSPVARDSDDFSAESGRGLFLVDSFADSWGWHPLAGTLNGKVVWALFLLQPRESAE; translated from the coding sequence ATGCTCGAGCCGTTACGGCAGGGCCTTCCGCCGCTGGATCCCACGGCCGTGTCCAACGCCGCCTCCTGCGCTCTGCCCGCCCGCTACGAAGCGGTGCGCGAGGCACGGCAGTTCACCCGCAGAACACTCGACCAGTGGGACATCGGTGACCGTTTCGACGACGTCTGTCTCGTGGTCTCCGAACTGGTCACCAACGCCCTGCGGCACGGACTGCCGACGAGCAACGGCCGCGCTCTCGATCAGGTCCCGCCGGTGCGGCTGCATCTGATGCGCTGGACGGACCGGCTGGTGTGCGCGGTGCGCGATCCCAGCCACGACAGCCCGGTGGCGCGCGATTCGGACGACTTCTCGGCGGAGTCCGGCCGGGGCCTGTTCCTCGTCGACTCCTTCGCCGACAGCTGGGGCTGGCATCCGCTCGCCGGCACCCTCAACGGCAAGGTCGTCTGGGCCCTGTTCCTGCTCCAGCCGCGGGAATCCGCCGAGTGA
- the rpsN gene encoding 30S ribosomal protein S14 yields the protein MAKKSKIAKNEQRQQIVARYAQRRAELKEIIRRPSSTEAERQDARRELARQPRDASATRVRNRDQVDGRPRGYFRAFGLSRVSLREQAHAGYLPGVRKSSW from the coding sequence ATGGCCAAGAAGAGCAAGATCGCGAAGAACGAGCAGCGACAGCAGATCGTCGCCCGGTACGCGCAGCGGCGCGCCGAGCTGAAGGAGATCATCCGGCGGCCGTCGTCCACGGAAGCCGAACGGCAGGACGCCCGGCGGGAGTTGGCCAGGCAGCCGCGCGACGCCAGCGCCACCCGGGTGCGCAACCGCGACCAGGTGGACGGCCGGCCGCGCGGTTACTTCCGGGCCTTCGGCCTGTCCCGGGTGAGTCTGCGGGAGCAGGCGCACGCCGGGTACCTTCCGGGGGTCCGTAAGTCCTCCTGGTAG
- a CDS encoding GTP-binding protein, whose protein sequence is MLSVVIVGGLHADARKAAVARLLADVPGSVVLHHDLATAAAGTVVRTVRDASGLLSAAETPLVNDCACCALREDLVPELRRLAADGPARLAVVELWDSVEPKAMAEVVTAGGLTVTGVITAVDPALVLPYLGNGDDLAERGLAAAATDQRTIADTFARQLEYAPILAVTTSEEADAEDHELLSQLHPTAHQIPIDTGDLTGEAFPWTRGGVPGEPSASARGGMPGEPSRLPQDALPGEPSSSGAGFLPGGSAPPGAGSVPGGPVPAGAGSVPGEPSPSAQSSSAGGPIPPVRPPEPAPAGHATPARVPDSHARPLSPLARAALAGFDVEAAAAAQHPACALLPAEADAHGVSTLVWHRERPFHPERLYEALEDITCAAARSRGRFWLADRPDTLLHWDAAGGALCVESVGPWLASLPDAAWDMVPPVRRAAAALDWHPEHGDCCQHLVFTSPALDRDGLERLLESCLLTDAEYAAGRAAWKRLPPAFDTLLEV, encoded by the coding sequence ATGCTCTCGGTCGTGATCGTCGGCGGGCTGCACGCCGACGCCCGTAAGGCGGCCGTCGCGCGGCTCCTCGCCGACGTGCCCGGCAGCGTCGTACTCCACCACGACCTGGCGACGGCGGCGGCGGGCACGGTGGTCCGCACCGTGCGCGACGCCTCAGGTCTGCTCTCCGCCGCCGAGACACCCCTGGTCAACGACTGCGCGTGCTGTGCGCTGAGGGAAGACCTGGTGCCCGAGCTGCGCCGCCTGGCGGCGGACGGGCCGGCCCGGCTCGCCGTGGTCGAACTGTGGGACTCCGTCGAGCCCAAGGCCATGGCGGAGGTGGTGACCGCCGGCGGCCTCACCGTCACCGGCGTCATCACCGCCGTCGATCCCGCACTGGTCCTGCCCTACCTCGGCAACGGCGACGACCTCGCCGAACGCGGCCTCGCCGCGGCCGCCACCGACCAACGCACGATCGCCGACACCTTCGCCCGCCAACTGGAGTACGCCCCGATCCTCGCCGTGACCACCTCGGAGGAGGCCGACGCCGAGGACCACGAACTCCTGTCCCAACTCCACCCGACGGCCCACCAGATCCCGATCGACACCGGCGACTTGACGGGGGAGGCCTTCCCGTGGACGCGGGGCGGCGTGCCGGGCGAACCGTCCGCTTCGGCGCGGGGCGGGATGCCGGGCGAGCCGTCCCGTCTGCCGCAGGACGCCTTGCCGGGCGAGCCGTCCTCTTCGGGGGCGGGCTTCCTGCCGGGCGGGTCAGCCCCTCCGGGGGCGGGCTCCGTGCCAGGTGGACCAGTCCCTGCGGGGGCGGGCTCCGTGCCGGGCGAGCCGTCCCCTTCGGCACAGAGCTCTAGTGCGGGCGGGCCGATCCCTCCGGTGCGGCCCCCGGAGCCGGCCCCGGCAGGTCACGCCACCCCCGCCCGTGTCCCCGACTCGCACGCGCGCCCCCTCTCGCCCCTGGCCCGCGCTGCCCTCGCCGGGTTCGATGTCGAGGCCGCTGCCGCGGCTCAGCATCCCGCCTGTGCGCTGTTGCCCGCCGAGGCCGATGCTCATGGGGTCTCCACCCTCGTATGGCACCGGGAGCGGCCCTTTCATCCGGAGCGGCTCTATGAGGCACTGGAGGACATCACCTGTGCCGCCGCCCGCAGCCGGGGTCGGTTCTGGCTCGCGGACCGGCCGGACACCTTGCTGCACTGGGACGCGGCCGGGGGCGCGCTCTGCGTGGAGAGTGTCGGGCCCTGGCTCGCCTCCCTCCCCGACGCCGCCTGGGACATGGTCCCGCCGGTGCGTCGCGCCGCCGCCGCGCTGGACTGGCACCCCGAGCACGGCGACTGCTGCCAGCACCTCGTCTTCACCTCCCCCGCCCTCGACCGCGACGGACTCGAACGGCTGCTGGAGTCCTGCCTGTTGACCGACGCCGAGTACGCCGCGGGCCGCGCCGCCTGGAAGCGGTTGCCGCCCGCCTTCGACACCCTCCTGGAGGTCTGA
- a CDS encoding DUF2786 domain-containing protein, whose amino-acid sequence MTSSSAGSSASSPVDRAFEAALYTDADSALDTAASLLAADPDADPELERRGREFVAAAWRRGWQPADVVRLVRRELDDVHVRLVSALIRAQAPDDRSRGPRWRAQLEELTTDLSSQDRFARATSVLELYRLLLRLPSLEPLDEPVSRHSSAEPRMLTRIRALLAKAEATGYPDEAEALTAKAQELMARHSVDEALLDAQAPTHDSPGACRIGVEPPYEQAKAVLLDAVATANHCRAVWSEAFAFSTVVGFGPDLDAVELLYTSLLVQATSAMTKAEAAQRAGGRKRTKTFRQSFLAAYAHRVGDRLRAAAENQVGDDLLPVLATREVAVTDRLDRMFPQTTTTRLRGVSDEAGWLEGSDAADRAQVKSRKPLR is encoded by the coding sequence GTGACCAGCAGCAGCGCCGGCAGCAGTGCCTCCAGCCCCGTCGACCGCGCCTTCGAGGCCGCCCTCTACACGGACGCCGACTCCGCCCTCGACACGGCCGCCTCCCTCCTCGCCGCCGATCCGGACGCCGACCCCGAACTCGAACGCCGGGGACGGGAGTTCGTCGCGGCGGCCTGGCGCCGTGGCTGGCAGCCCGCCGACGTCGTACGGCTGGTGCGGCGCGAGCTGGACGACGTACACGTACGACTCGTGTCGGCGCTGATCCGTGCGCAGGCGCCCGACGACCGGTCGCGCGGTCCCCGCTGGCGGGCTCAGCTCGAAGAGCTGACGACCGATCTGTCGTCGCAGGACCGTTTCGCCCGCGCCACCTCGGTCCTGGAGCTGTACCGGCTGCTGCTGCGACTGCCCAGCCTCGAACCCCTGGACGAGCCCGTCAGCCGGCATTCCTCCGCCGAGCCCCGCATGCTCACCCGGATCCGCGCGCTGCTCGCCAAGGCGGAGGCGACGGGCTACCCGGACGAGGCCGAGGCGCTCACCGCCAAGGCGCAGGAGCTGATGGCCCGGCACAGTGTCGACGAGGCGCTCCTGGACGCGCAGGCGCCCACGCACGACTCCCCGGGCGCCTGCCGGATCGGGGTCGAGCCGCCGTACGAGCAGGCCAAGGCGGTGCTGCTGGACGCGGTGGCGACCGCGAACCACTGCCGCGCGGTCTGGAGCGAAGCGTTCGCCTTCTCCACGGTGGTCGGCTTCGGCCCCGACCTCGACGCCGTGGAGCTGCTCTACACCTCGCTCCTGGTGCAGGCCACGTCCGCGATGACGAAGGCGGAGGCCGCCCAGCGGGCCGGTGGCCGCAAGCGCACCAAGACCTTCCGGCAGTCCTTCCTCGCGGCCTACGCCCACCGCGTCGGCGACCGGCTGCGCGCCGCCGCCGAGAACCAGGTCGGCGACGACCTGCTCCCGGTCCTCGCCACCCGCGAGGTCGCCGTCACCGACCGCCTGGACCGCATGTTCCCGCAGACCACCACCACCCGCCTGCGTGGTGTCAGCGACGAGGCGGGCTGGCTGGAGGGTTCGGACGCGGCGGACCGGGCGCAGGTGAAGTCCCGCAAGCCCCTGCGCTGA
- a CDS encoding Clp protease N-terminal domain-containing protein, producing the protein MTTNPNITSSVRLDDLIAAIKKVHAQPLEQLEDAVIAADHLGDVADHLIGHFVDQARRSGASWTDIGKSMGVTRQAAQKRFVPKEGGDLGANQDFSRYTPRARNVVMASHNEAVAARNAEGRPEHLLLGLLAEPEGLAAKAIVAQDVLLDTVRQAATAALPPAVEDAPELVPYGSDAKKVLELTFREALRLGHNYVGTEHLLLALLEFENGQGLLSALGVTKEATEANIAAALSEFTAKGSGAAS; encoded by the coding sequence ATGACGACGAACCCCAACATCACGTCATCCGTACGCCTCGACGACCTCATCGCGGCCATCAAGAAGGTCCACGCGCAGCCCCTCGAACAGCTGGAGGACGCGGTGATCGCCGCCGATCACCTCGGCGACGTGGCCGACCATCTGATCGGCCACTTCGTGGACCAGGCCCGCCGCTCGGGGGCCTCCTGGACGGACATCGGCAAGAGCATGGGAGTGACCCGGCAGGCGGCACAGAAGCGGTTCGTGCCCAAGGAGGGCGGCGACCTCGGGGCGAACCAGGACTTCAGCCGCTACACGCCACGGGCCCGCAACGTGGTGATGGCCTCCCACAACGAGGCCGTCGCCGCCCGCAACGCCGAGGGCCGGCCCGAGCACCTGCTCCTCGGCCTGCTGGCGGAACCGGAGGGGCTGGCCGCGAAGGCGATCGTCGCGCAGGACGTCCTGCTCGATACCGTCCGCCAGGCCGCGACCGCCGCGCTCCCGCCGGCCGTCGAGGACGCCCCGGAGCTGGTGCCCTACGGCTCCGACGCCAAGAAGGTCCTCGAACTCACCTTCCGCGAGGCCCTGCGCCTGGGCCACAACTACGTAGGCACCGAACACCTGCTGCTGGCCCTCCTGGAGTTCGAGAACGGCCAGGGCCTCCTGTCCGCCCTCGGCGTCACCAAGGAGGCGACGGAGGCGAACATCGCGGCGGCGCTGTCGGAGTTCACCGCGAAGGGCAGCGGCGCGGCGTCCTGA